A stretch of the Archangium violaceum genome encodes the following:
- a CDS encoding DUF72 domain-containing protein — protein sequence MIRIGPAGWSYDDWAGVVYPKPKPRGFDPLAFLAGYFDALELNTSFYRPISRRNAALWVERTDFNPDFRFTAKLWRRFTHERNAVWTADEVRQTREGLDTLHDAGRLGAVLVQFPWSFRNDEENRDWLDEIVSTFSDWPLVLEVRHESWNVPDVFAELAERGVGFVNIDQPLFHDSIAPSARATSSVGYVRVHGRNYRNWFRKTANAMERYDYLYSAKELKPWAERTKEIAAHPRVSDVYVVTNNHVRGKGVANAMMLQAMLTGRKVHAPETLVSEYRDTLEPYVLPPEEEIPEPPGASPTG from the coding sequence GTGATTCGCATCGGCCCCGCGGGGTGGAGCTATGACGACTGGGCGGGAGTGGTGTACCCGAAGCCGAAGCCGAGGGGGTTCGACCCGCTGGCCTTCCTGGCGGGGTACTTCGACGCGCTGGAGCTGAACACCAGCTTCTACCGGCCCATCAGCCGCCGCAACGCGGCACTCTGGGTGGAGCGCACGGACTTCAACCCGGACTTCCGCTTCACCGCGAAGCTGTGGCGGCGCTTCACCCACGAGCGCAACGCGGTGTGGACGGCGGACGAGGTGCGACAGACACGCGAGGGGCTCGACACCCTCCATGACGCCGGGAGGCTGGGAGCGGTGCTGGTACAGTTCCCCTGGTCGTTCCGCAACGACGAGGAGAACCGGGACTGGCTGGACGAAATCGTGTCCACGTTCTCCGACTGGCCACTGGTGCTCGAGGTGCGGCACGAGTCCTGGAATGTCCCGGACGTGTTCGCGGAGCTGGCCGAGCGCGGCGTGGGCTTCGTGAACATCGACCAGCCGCTCTTCCACGACTCGATAGCGCCGAGCGCGCGGGCGACGTCGTCGGTGGGCTACGTGCGGGTGCACGGGCGCAACTACCGCAATTGGTTCCGCAAGACGGCGAACGCGATGGAGCGCTACGACTACCTGTACTCGGCGAAGGAGCTGAAACCCTGGGCCGAGCGCACGAAGGAGATCGCCGCACACCCGCGCGTGAGTGATGTGTACGTGGTCACCAACAACCACGTAAGGGGCAAGGGCGTCGCCAACGCGATGATGTTGCAAGCGATGCTCACGGGCCGGAAGGTGCACGCCCCGGAGACGCTGGTGAGCGAGTACCGCGATACGCTCGAGCCCTACGTGCTGCCGCCGGAGGAAGAGATTCCCGAGCCACCCGGCGCGAGCCCCACGGGCTGA
- a CDS encoding AHH domain-containing protein, producing the protein MLLRLLAFCVWLWVPVSAQAAPPATESRLHVLEAVVVSEYQGDEGHGLRLSFKPLGPNPALSLFSREDAREVVAALGDGWTPRKAHPTVVVAGSLVGHPPDSRRSDMERRTREAYEALYGPALVELPGSLESARWFQALALSPRYMGDGVREAAVEMFSSPAVLLSVGLSMMLYMMAWAAPEPLFSKAFAAAVTLGLLMTYSAAELYAVGLACLHLYREAEAARTQAQLEAVAERFGKALGGVGLRVLVTVAGAKLARGLPEVPRGGLWARLSPPRFAFAGGRGGFKVSAGTRTRVSVADGTVVLMGVSASTTAASVTAAASSARTTGACAESKRDDHHAHHLCTNKNDKSESRGGPWTPEFEELFALAGMSLEDPANIVYLRGHKGPHPEVYHSEIFERLEGALDGCRPIADCRARLMRALDKIAGDVCTPGSKLNKLATRKP; encoded by the coding sequence ATGCTCTTACGTCTCCTCGCCTTCTGCGTGTGGCTGTGGGTGCCTGTTTCCGCCCAGGCCGCTCCGCCCGCAACCGAATCGCGGCTCCATGTGTTGGAAGCCGTGGTGGTGAGCGAGTACCAAGGCGATGAAGGCCATGGACTGAGGCTCAGCTTCAAGCCGCTCGGACCCAATCCGGCTTTGTCTCTGTTCTCGCGGGAGGATGCACGGGAGGTGGTGGCGGCGTTGGGGGACGGCTGGACACCGAGGAAAGCCCACCCGACCGTGGTGGTTGCAGGCAGCCTTGTCGGGCATCCACCAGACTCCCGGCGCTCGGACATGGAGAGACGCACGCGCGAGGCGTACGAGGCGCTGTATGGGCCTGCTCTGGTGGAGCTACCGGGCTCGCTGGAGAGCGCCAGGTGGTTTCAGGCGCTCGCGCTCTCCCCTCGCTACATGGGCGACGGGGTCCGCGAGGCCGCCGTGGAGATGTTCAGCTCTCCCGCCGTGCTGCTGTCGGTGGGCCTGTCGATGATGCTCTACATGATGGCGTGGGCGGCGCCCGAGCCGCTCTTCAGCAAGGCGTTCGCGGCGGCTGTGACGCTGGGGCTGCTGATGACGTACTCGGCCGCGGAGCTCTACGCCGTGGGGCTGGCGTGCCTGCACCTGTACCGGGAGGCGGAGGCAGCGAGGACGCAAGCGCAGTTGGAAGCGGTGGCCGAGCGCTTCGGCAAGGCGCTGGGAGGAGTGGGGTTGCGCGTGCTGGTGACGGTGGCGGGAGCGAAGCTGGCCCGAGGACTGCCAGAGGTGCCCCGGGGCGGGCTGTGGGCGCGGCTGTCTCCTCCGCGCTTCGCCTTCGCGGGAGGGCGGGGTGGCTTCAAGGTGAGCGCGGGGACGCGCACGCGGGTGAGTGTGGCTGACGGCACCGTGGTGCTCATGGGCGTGTCGGCGAGCACGACCGCCGCCTCGGTCACTGCGGCGGCGTCCTCGGCAAGGACGACGGGCGCGTGTGCCGAATCGAAGCGGGATGACCACCACGCCCACCACCTGTGCACCAACAAGAACGACAAGTCCGAGAGCCGTGGTGGCCCCTGGACGCCGGAGTTCGAGGAACTCTTCGCACTCGCGGGAATGAGCCTCGAGGACCCGGCGAACATCGTCTACCTACGAGGCCACAAAGGGCCCCATCCCGAGGTGTACCACAGCGAGATCTTCGAACGATTGGAGGGAGCACTTGATGGCTGTAGGCCTATAGCTGACTGTCGAGCCAGGCTCATGAGGGCTCTCGACAAGATCGCAGGGGACGTGTGTACGCCCGGCTCCAAACTCAACAAGCTTGCCACGAGGAAACCATGA
- a CDS encoding imm11 family protein, with product MTTMPVRYYDIFDDMQFPGRWHLRRPIDVQGQWLDTGQFKEGRVLDIKGLIRFPVNPAGEALEFSLASFAIPVVHHRVVALFERLGLQKEVQFIPVEVEGQTEPWFILNALQIIRCIDDARCEEVLYWLPEDNRPDKLGQYRNVAGLKVDPMKIGEAHIFRPWGWKVVLIVSEHVKRALEQAGITGIKFLEV from the coding sequence ATGACCACCATGCCCGTAAGGTATTACGACATTTTTGATGATATGCAATTTCCTGGACGCTGGCACTTGAGGCGCCCTATCGATGTGCAAGGTCAATGGCTCGATACCGGCCAGTTCAAGGAAGGAAGAGTCCTGGATATCAAGGGACTGATTCGCTTCCCGGTGAATCCCGCGGGTGAGGCCCTCGAGTTCTCCCTTGCCTCCTTTGCGATTCCTGTCGTTCACCACCGGGTCGTCGCGCTGTTCGAGCGTCTGGGTCTCCAGAAGGAGGTCCAGTTCATTCCCGTGGAGGTGGAAGGACAGACGGAGCCCTGGTTCATCCTCAATGCCCTGCAAATCATCCGGTGCATCGACGACGCCCGGTGTGAGGAGGTGCTCTACTGGCTCCCGGAGGACAACCGCCCGGACAAGCTGGGCCAATACCGCAACGTCGCGGGGCTGAAGGTGGACCCCATGAAAATCGGAGAGGCCCACATCTTCCGCCCCTGGGGCTGGAAGGTCGTCCTCATCGTCTCCGAGCACGTCAAGCGGGCCCTGGAGCAAGCGGGCATCACCGGCATCAAGTTCCTCGAGGTTTGA
- a CDS encoding imm11 family protein encodes MKPAGIPIEFSHALGTPIVHRRVVALFERLGLQKEVQFIPVEVEGQTEPWFILNALQVIRCIDDARSEEVLYWGPEDGQPDRVGEYQNVQGLKVDPTKIGEAHIFRPWGWPVVLIVSEHVKRALEEEDITGIKFLEV; translated from the coding sequence GTGAAACCAGCGGGCATTCCAATCGAGTTCTCTCATGCTCTGGGGACTCCCATCGTCCACCGCCGGGTCGTCGCGCTGTTCGAGCGTCTGGGCCTCCAGAAGGAGGTCCAGTTCATCCCCGTGGAGGTGGAGGGACAAACGGAGCCCTGGTTCATCCTCAATGCCCTCCAAGTCATCCGGTGCATCGACGATGCCCGGAGTGAGGAGGTGCTGTATTGGGGACCGGAAGACGGTCAGCCGGACAGGGTGGGTGAATACCAGAACGTTCAAGGACTGAAGGTGGACCCCACGAAGATCGGAGAGGCCCACATCTTCCGGCCCTGGGGCTGGCCAGTGGTCCTCATCGTCTCCGAGCACGTCAAGCGAGCCCTGGAGGAAGAGGACATCACCGGCATCAAGTTCCTCGAGGTCTGA
- a CDS encoding imm11 family protein, which yields MTAQMKYYDLYDDKYIPGRWHVRMPRNDEDGREELFDVWRFNEGRVLNIEKPIRLSVKPTGTPIEFSHALGIPIVHRRVVALFECLGLQKEVQFIPVEVEGQTEPWFILNALQVIRCIDDARSEEVLYWGPEDGQPDRVGEYQNVQGLKVDPTKIGEAHIFRPWGWKVVLIVSEHVKRAQEKEGITGIKFLEV from the coding sequence ATGACCGCGCAGATGAAGTACTACGATCTCTACGACGACAAGTACATTCCAGGGCGATGGCACGTGAGAATGCCTCGTAATGATGAGGACGGCCGGGAAGAACTGTTCGACGTCTGGCGATTCAACGAGGGCCGGGTCCTGAACATCGAGAAGCCGATTCGCTTGTCCGTGAAGCCAACGGGCACTCCAATCGAGTTCTCTCACGCTCTGGGGATTCCCATCGTCCATCGCCGGGTCGTCGCGCTCTTCGAGTGTCTGGGTCTCCAGAAAGAGGTCCAGTTCATCCCCGTAGAGGTGGAGGGGCAGACGGAGCCCTGGTTCATCCTCAATGCCCTCCAAGTCATCCGGTGCATCGACGATGCCCGAAGTGAGGAGGTGCTGTATTGGGGACCGGAAGACGGTCAGCCGGACAGGGTGGGTGAATACCAGAACGTTCAAGGACTGAAGGTGGACCCCACGAAGATTGGAGAGGCCCACATCTTCCGGCCCTGGGGCTGGAAGGTGGTCCTCATCGTCTCCGAGCACGTCAAGCGGGCCCAGGAGAAAGAAGGCATCACCGGCATCAAGTTCCTCGAGGTCTGA
- the hpf gene encoding ribosome hibernation-promoting factor, HPF/YfiA family has translation MKRNLQITFRGMSPSDALSEHIRDNAEKLEQFFDGITGCHVVVEEPHRHHQQGKHFHVRLDLHVPGKNIVVDRDNAEKAAHEDAYQAVNDAFDAARRQLQHYAEGLRAHR, from the coding sequence ATGAAGCGAAACCTGCAGATCACCTTCCGTGGAATGAGTCCCAGCGATGCCCTCTCGGAGCACATCCGCGACAACGCGGAGAAGCTCGAGCAGTTCTTCGACGGCATCACTGGCTGCCACGTGGTGGTGGAGGAGCCGCACCGGCATCATCAGCAGGGCAAGCATTTCCACGTCCGTCTGGACCTGCACGTCCCGGGCAAGAACATCGTGGTCGACCGCGACAACGCGGAGAAGGCCGCCCACGAGGACGCCTACCAGGCCGTGAACGATGCCTTCGATGCCGCCCGGCGCCAGTTGCAGCACTACGCTGAAGGGCTCCGCGCCCACCGTTGA
- a CDS encoding imm11 family protein, producing MKYYELYDDVYIPGRWHLKMPVDGRGEWIDTWRFNEGRVLDIEESIRFPLKLAGVALEFTLCSMGVPVVHRRVVSLFERLGLQKEVQFIPVEVDGQTEPWFILNTLYVIRCIDDARCEEVFYWLPEDNRPDKLGGYRNVRGLKVNPAKIGNANIFRPWGWKVVLIVSERIKQALEEEGITGTKFIEV from the coding sequence ATGAAGTATTACGAGTTATACGACGACGTGTATATCCCAGGACGTTGGCACTTGAAGATGCCTGTTGATGGTCGGGGTGAGTGGATCGACACCTGGCGGTTCAACGAGGGAAGAGTTCTCGATATTGAGGAGTCGATCCGCTTTCCCTTGAAGCTTGCGGGCGTTGCCCTGGAATTCACCCTTTGTTCCATGGGGGTTCCCGTCGTTCACCGCCGGGTCGTCTCGCTGTTCGAACGTCTGGGTCTCCAGAAGGAGGTCCAGTTCATTCCCGTGGAGGTGGATGGGCAGACGGAGCCTTGGTTCATTCTCAATACCTTGTACGTCATCCGATGCATCGACGACGCCAGGTGTGAGGAGGTTTTCTATTGGCTACCGGAGGACAACCGCCCGGACAAGTTGGGTGGATACAGGAATGTTCGGGGGCTGAAGGTGAACCCGGCGAAGATTGGGAATGCCAATATCTTCCGCCCCTGGGGCTGGAAGGTCGTCCTCATCGTCTCCGAGCGCATCAAGCAAGCCCTGGAAGAAGAGGGCATCACCGGCACGAAATTCATCGAGGTTTGA
- a CDS encoding AHH domain-containing protein, with protein MLLRLLAFCVWLWVPVSAQAAPPATESRLHVLEAVVVSEYRGDEGLGLRLSFKPLGPNPALSLFSLEDAREVVAALGDGWTPRKAHPTVVVAGSLLGHPPDSRRSDLESRAREAYEALYGPALVELPGSLERARWFQALALSPRYMGDGVREAAVELFSSPAVLLSVGLSMMLYTLAWAAPEPLFSKAFAAAVSLGLLMTYSAAELYAVGLACLHLYREAEAARTQEQLEAVAERFGKALGGVGLRVLVTVAGAKLARGLPEVPRGGLWARLSPPRFAFAGGRGGFKVSAGTRARVNVADGIVVLMGVSASTSASAVTAAASSARTTGACAESKRDGHHAHHLCTNKNDKSESSGGPWTPQFEEFFALAGMSLEDPANIVYLRGHKGPHPEEYHREIFRRLEEAIGTCRPVDECRARLMEELDRIAGDVCTPGSRLNKLATRQR; from the coding sequence ATGCTCTTACGTCTCCTCGCCTTCTGCGTGTGGCTGTGGGTGCCTGTTTCCGCCCAGGCCGCTCCGCCCGCAACCGAATCGCGGCTCCATGTGTTGGAAGCCGTGGTGGTGAGCGAGTACCGAGGCGATGAAGGCCTTGGACTGAGGCTCAGCTTCAAGCCGCTCGGACCCAACCCGGCGTTGTCTCTGTTCTCGCTGGAGGATGCACGGGAGGTGGTGGCGGCGTTGGGGGACGGCTGGACACCGAGGAAAGCCCACCCGACCGTGGTGGTTGCAGGCAGCCTGCTCGGGCATCCACCAGACTCCCGGCGCTCGGACCTGGAGAGCCGTGCGCGCGAGGCGTACGAGGCGCTGTATGGGCCTGCCCTGGTGGAGCTACCGGGCTCGCTGGAGAGAGCCAGGTGGTTTCAAGCGCTCGCGCTCTCCCCGCGCTACATGGGCGACGGCGTCCGCGAGGCCGCCGTGGAGCTGTTCAGCTCTCCCGCCGTGCTGCTGTCGGTGGGCCTGTCGATGATGCTCTACACGCTGGCCTGGGCGGCGCCCGAGCCGCTCTTCAGCAAGGCGTTCGCGGCAGCGGTGTCGCTGGGGCTGCTGATGACGTACTCGGCCGCGGAGCTCTACGCCGTGGGGCTGGCGTGCCTGCACCTGTACCGGGAGGCGGAGGCAGCGAGGACGCAGGAGCAGTTGGAGGCGGTGGCCGAGCGCTTCGGCAAGGCGCTGGGAGGAGTGGGGTTGCGCGTGCTGGTGACGGTGGCGGGAGCGAAGCTGGCCCGAGGACTACCAGAGGTGCCCCGGGGCGGGCTGTGGGCGCGGCTGTCTCCTCCGCGCTTCGCCTTCGCGGGAGGGCGGGGTGGCTTCAAGGTGAGCGCGGGGACTCGCGCGCGGGTGAATGTGGCGGACGGCATCGTGGTGCTCATGGGCGTGTCGGCGAGCACGAGCGCCTCCGCGGTCACGGCGGCGGCGTCCTCGGCAAGGACGACGGGCGCGTGTGCCGAATCGAAGCGGGATGGCCACCACGCCCACCACCTGTGCACCAACAAGAACGACAAGTCCGAGAGCAGTGGTGGCCCCTGGACGCCACAATTCGAGGAATTCTTCGCACTCGCGGGAATGAGCCTCGAGGACCCGGCGAACATCGTCTATCTGCGAGGCCACAAGGGGCCTCATCCCGAGGAGTACCACCGCGAGATATTCAGGCGATTGGAAGAGGCGATTGGGACCTGCAGGCCTGTGGATGAGTGTCGAGCCAGACTGATGGAAGAGCTCGATAGAATCGCAGGGGACGTGTGTACGCCGGGTTCTAGACTCAACAAGCTCGCCACGAGGCAGCGATGA